The proteins below come from a single Parageobacillus toebii NBRC 107807 genomic window:
- a CDS encoding VOC family protein produces the protein MAVKKFEHVGIQVKDIETSKKFYQEVVGLELLSEMTHTNGTMKLAFLGLDGSVIVELIEGYNPNLPTEGKVHHVAFTVEGIEQEKERIQSLGVPLVWEEITALPNGAKYLFFLGPDGEWIEFYEPAK, from the coding sequence ATGGCAGTAAAAAAATTTGAACACGTCGGCATTCAAGTAAAAGACATCGAAACATCGAAAAAGTTTTATCAAGAGGTAGTCGGATTGGAACTACTTAGCGAGATGACGCATACGAACGGTACAATGAAATTGGCGTTTTTAGGATTGGATGGCTCAGTCATTGTCGAATTGATCGAAGGGTATAATCCGAATTTGCCGACGGAAGGAAAAGTGCATCACGTCGCCTTTACCGTTGAAGGAATTGAACAAGAAAAAGAACGGATTCAATCGCTCGGCGTTCCGCTTGTATGGGAAGAGATTACGGCGCTGCCAAACGGGGCGAAATATTTATTCTTCCTTGGACCAGATGGAGAATGGATCGAATTTTATGAACCGGCTAAGTAA
- a CDS encoding PaaI family thioesterase, whose amino-acid sequence MEEQVKHAIQDEYPEEFAWCYGCGRLNEHGHHFRTGWQGEKTVTIYTPRPEHIAIPGFVYGGLIASLIDCHGTGSAALALHRKNGHEPGDGEVPPRFVTASLNVEFLKPTQHGVPLKAIGTVEEIHPKKWKVKTEVFADGELCARGEVVAVVMPKTFGQK is encoded by the coding sequence ATGGAAGAACAAGTAAAACATGCCATTCAAGACGAATATCCAGAGGAATTTGCCTGGTGCTACGGATGCGGGCGGCTGAATGAGCACGGCCACCATTTCCGCACCGGATGGCAAGGGGAGAAAACGGTCACGATTTATACGCCACGTCCCGAGCATATCGCTATTCCTGGTTTTGTTTATGGCGGATTGATTGCGTCATTAATCGACTGCCACGGAACTGGTTCCGCCGCGCTGGCGCTGCATCGCAAAAACGGACACGAACCAGGAGATGGAGAAGTGCCACCGCGGTTTGTAACTGCTTCTTTGAACGTAGAGTTCTTGAAACCGACGCAGCATGGAGTTCCGTTAAAGGCAATCGGTACGGTCGAAGAAATTCATCCGAAAAAGTGGAAAGTAAAGACGGAAGTATTCGCCGATGGAGAACTTTGCGCGCGCGGAGAAGTCGTGGCGGTTGTGATGCCGAAGACGTTTGGGCAAAAATAG
- a CDS encoding IS607 family transposase: MKANEVLKLLRITRQTLTKYVKDGIIKVKVLPNGRYDYDEDSVYSLLLDGVERKTYIYARVSTPKQKKDLENQIQLLKQFCFSKGYKIHGVFADVASGISFEKRKDFFKMLDDIIDRKVERVVITYKDRLSRVGFDLFEYLFKKFNTEIVVMSEIGSEKLDSQEIFEEIVSLLHCYSMKLYSSRKKKKIQELIEREVK, from the coding sequence TTGAAAGCAAATGAAGTTTTGAAACTACTTCGAATAACAAGACAAACATTAACTAAATATGTAAAAGATGGAATTATTAAAGTGAAAGTTCTTCCTAATGGAAGATATGATTATGATGAAGATAGTGTTTATTCATTATTGCTTGATGGTGTAGAAAGAAAAACATATATATACGCAAGGGTATCCACGCCTAAACAAAAGAAAGATTTAGAAAATCAAATACAGTTGTTGAAACAATTTTGTTTTTCTAAAGGATACAAAATTCATGGGGTGTTTGCTGATGTGGCAAGTGGAATTTCTTTTGAAAAACGAAAAGATTTTTTTAAGATGTTAGATGATATTATTGACAGAAAAGTTGAAAGAGTGGTTATTACATATAAAGATAGATTAAGTCGTGTTGGTTTTGATTTGTTTGAATATTTGTTTAAAAAATTTAATACTGAAATTGTTGTGATGTCTGAAATTGGTAGTGAAAAATTAGATTCTCAAGAAATATTTGAAGAAATAGTAAGTTTATTGCATTGTTATTCGATGAAATTGTATTCATCACGAAAGAAAAAGAAAATTCAAGAGCTTATAGAAAGAGAGGTGAAATAA
- the opp4B gene encoding oligopeptide ABC transporter permease: MLKFILRRIIMMIPQLFLLSVLVFLLAKAMPGDALTGQLAGNPKMDAQTLEEMKEKLGLNDPIHIQYVRWIKNLLHGDLGMSYTHQQPVNDLLAGRMWNTILLSAAILILTYMIAIPLGIISGRWTDSWADKLIVGYSYVSFATPLFIFALIMLFIFGFKLGWFPTGGSVDIQVEKGTFDYYVSKLNHLLLPALSGALINTVGTIQYLRSEIIDTKLKDFVKTARAKGVPESSIYWRHILRNSFLPIAAFLGYEITGLIGGSIFLESIFSYPGIGQLFLQSILQRDYSVVTALVMISGLATLIGTLLSDIILSAVDPRIRIE; encoded by the coding sequence ATGCTGAAATTTATATTGCGACGAATCATAATGATGATTCCGCAACTATTTCTTTTAAGTGTTCTCGTATTTTTGCTGGCAAAGGCGATGCCGGGGGATGCATTGACAGGACAATTGGCAGGAAATCCAAAAATGGATGCGCAAACATTAGAGGAAATGAAAGAAAAGCTCGGACTTAATGATCCGATACATATTCAATATGTACGTTGGATTAAAAACTTGCTGCATGGAGATCTTGGCATGTCCTATACTCATCAGCAGCCTGTCAACGATTTGCTAGCTGGGCGAATGTGGAATACGATTTTGTTATCTGCCGCGATTTTGATACTAACGTATATGATCGCGATTCCTTTAGGAATTATTTCGGGAAGATGGACCGACTCTTGGGCGGATAAGTTAATCGTTGGATACAGCTACGTTAGCTTTGCAACACCGTTGTTTATCTTTGCGTTAATTATGTTGTTTATTTTTGGGTTCAAACTAGGATGGTTTCCGACGGGAGGAAGCGTCGATATTCAAGTGGAAAAAGGAACGTTTGACTATTATGTAAGCAAGCTGAACCATCTTTTGCTTCCGGCTCTGTCTGGAGCGCTGATCAATACGGTCGGGACGATTCAATATTTGCGCAGTGAAATTATCGATACAAAGCTGAAAGATTTTGTTAAAACCGCGCGCGCAAAAGGAGTGCCGGAATCAAGCATTTATTGGCGCCATATTTTACGAAATTCGTTTTTGCCGATTGCTGCTTTCTTAGGATATGAGATTACAGGATTAATTGGCGGATCGATCTTCCTCGAATCTATTTTTAGTTATCCAGGGATTGGACAATTGTTTTTGCAATCAATTCTGCAGCGGGATTACAGCGTTGTCACCGCGCTCGTGATGATTTCCGGCCTTGCTACCTTAATCGGGACGCTTTTATCCGATATTATCTTAAGCGCTGTTGATCCACGTATTCGCATTGAGTAA
- a CDS encoding AbrB family transcriptional regulator, whose product MERTTAMKVLETYIVAGLTGLLFYHLHSPIPWMLGAITGMLVWKTVIKRPVAAPKALSNSGLIVLGTYFGLSFTKETLLTIAPYIVPFLVATALLIAINIINSIAVTKWTHIDKVTSVFASVPGGLSEMVAASESLNANTALVTIFQTIRLLTVVFLVPTVVVHWLNGHASPGNATAQAAAVSSDGHYTWFLLSVFGALLLRNIIPAAYVVGPLAVTAVMHAAGVNLPLLPVWLIILAQISVGINMGERITLEDIKLGGKFSWVYFLLALVLIALSFGCGYVFAELTDLPLSTALLSLAPGGLVEMVLTAQTVGGDPAIVSSLQFVRLLLVIIVVPNVLKWVFRKFPYITETPWKNRSVRN is encoded by the coding sequence ATGGAAAGGACTACAGCAATGAAAGTGTTAGAAACATATATCGTCGCAGGACTGACCGGTTTGCTGTTTTATCATCTCCATTCCCCAATTCCATGGATGCTCGGAGCCATTACTGGAATGCTTGTTTGGAAAACGGTCATCAAGCGCCCAGTAGCGGCGCCGAAAGCGTTGTCGAATAGTGGATTGATTGTGTTAGGCACTTATTTTGGACTGTCGTTTACAAAAGAAACGCTATTAACGATTGCGCCATATATTGTTCCGTTTCTCGTTGCCACCGCATTGCTAATTGCTATTAACATTATAAACAGCATCGCGGTGACGAAATGGACACATATTGATAAAGTGACAAGTGTGTTTGCATCTGTTCCTGGCGGGCTGTCGGAAATGGTTGCCGCAAGTGAGTCGTTGAACGCGAATACTGCTTTAGTAACCATTTTCCAAACGATTCGTTTATTAACGGTCGTTTTTCTTGTGCCAACAGTCGTTGTCCATTGGTTGAACGGACACGCGTCGCCAGGAAACGCAACCGCTCAGGCGGCAGCTGTCTCTTCCGATGGTCATTACACTTGGTTTTTGTTAAGTGTTTTCGGTGCGCTTCTTTTACGAAACATCATTCCGGCAGCATACGTCGTCGGGCCGCTTGCCGTAACGGCAGTTATGCATGCGGCTGGTGTGAACCTGCCGTTACTGCCTGTATGGTTGATTATTTTGGCGCAAATTAGTGTCGGAATAAACATGGGAGAACGCATTACCTTAGAAGATATTAAGCTTGGCGGAAAATTTAGCTGGGTATATTTCTTGCTTGCGTTAGTATTAATTGCTCTATCGTTCGGATGTGGCTACGTATTTGCGGAATTAACCGATCTTCCGCTGTCGACCGCGCTGTTGAGTCTTGCGCCAGGAGGACTTGTGGAAATGGTATTAACGGCGCAAACGGTCGGAGGAGATCCAGCGATTGTCAGCTCCTTGCAATTTGTACGTCTTCTTCTTGTCATTATCGTCGTGCCGAACGTGTTGAAATGGGTGTTTCGAAAATTCCCATATATCACCGAAACGCCATGGAAAAACCGCTCTGTTCGAAACTAA
- the hutG gene encoding formimidoylglutamase: protein MYKQPDKERWTGRIDSESEEKSFRVHQKIRLLDMGQVQTQAENAFALLGFQCDEGVRRNQGRQGAYHAPVEVKKALANLPWHLPSHTILYDVGEITCEGGELENSQKHLGQAVERLICHNITPVVIGGGHETAYGHYLGVRQAVGSETKLGIINIDSHFDMRPYRQGPSSGTMFRQILDEDGNAGYCCLGIQPLGNTAALFETAKRYGCTYMLEEELTLAALERAYGVIDDFIKNYDVLMLTLCMDVLSASAAPGVSAPSPFGLDPKIVRALLRYIISKPQTISFDICEVNPLVDENRKTIALAAAFCMEALVHFHRRQRAATGR, encoded by the coding sequence ATGTACAAACAGCCGGACAAGGAGAGATGGACGGGACGGATCGACAGCGAAAGCGAGGAAAAAAGTTTTCGCGTCCATCAAAAGATCCGTTTGCTGGATATGGGTCAGGTACAGACGCAGGCAGAAAACGCTTTTGCTTTATTAGGCTTTCAATGCGATGAAGGGGTCCGCCGCAACCAAGGACGGCAAGGGGCGTATCACGCGCCGGTGGAAGTGAAAAAAGCGCTGGCAAACTTGCCGTGGCACCTGCCGTCTCACACAATACTTTACGATGTGGGCGAAATTACTTGTGAAGGGGGAGAGTTAGAAAACAGCCAGAAACATTTGGGCCAGGCGGTAGAGCGCCTTATCTGCCATAACATCACGCCGGTTGTCATCGGCGGCGGACATGAAACCGCGTACGGGCATTATCTCGGTGTTCGTCAGGCGGTCGGTTCGGAAACGAAGCTTGGCATTATCAACATCGACTCTCATTTTGACATGCGCCCATATAGACAAGGACCGTCATCGGGAACAATGTTTCGGCAAATATTAGATGAAGATGGAAACGCGGGATACTGCTGCCTCGGCATTCAACCGCTAGGCAACACGGCGGCGTTATTTGAAACCGCGAAGCGATACGGATGCACGTACATGCTCGAGGAAGAATTGACGTTGGCAGCGCTAGAGCGCGCGTACGGAGTCATTGACGATTTTATCAAAAACTATGATGTGCTGATGCTGACGCTTTGCATGGATGTGTTGAGTGCAAGCGCGGCACCGGGAGTGAGCGCGCCTTCGCCGTTCGGGCTTGATCCGAAAATCGTCCGCGCCCTGCTTCGTTATATTATTTCCAAGCCACAAACGATCAGTTTCGATATTTGTGAAGTGAATCCGCTTGTCGATGAAAATCGAAAAACGATTGCGTTAGCGGCCGCCTTCTGCATGGAAGCGCTCGTTCATTTCCACCGCCGCCAGCGAGCGGCGACAGGTCGGTGA
- a CDS encoding ABC transporter permease, with product MMKAELGDIHAKNEKSPSSLSIMWRELVKDKLAFGSLILLSLILIVVYGASLLLDQDEIVKVDLLAIYSPPSAEHWLGTDYGGRDIFGQLIIGARNSFTIGLAITLITGLIGLTVGLIAGYYGGVIDNIIMRIIDFILVLPFLMIVIVFVAIVPKYNVFTFILIMSAFLWTGKARLIRAKTLAERELDYVSASKTLGTPDWKIIIFQILPNLSSIIIVNLTLNLAGNIGIESGLSYLGFGLPESTPSLGTLVSYAMNPDVLQNKWWVWLPASLLILVMMLCINFIGQALKRAADARQRLG from the coding sequence ATGATGAAAGCGGAACTAGGCGATATCCATGCAAAAAATGAAAAAAGTCCTTCAAGTCTCTCTATTATGTGGCGTGAATTGGTGAAGGATAAGTTAGCTTTTGGTTCTCTCATTCTTCTTTCCTTGATTTTGATCGTTGTATATGGAGCTTCATTATTATTAGACCAAGACGAAATTGTCAAAGTGGACTTGCTGGCTATCTACTCCCCGCCGTCCGCAGAGCATTGGCTCGGCACGGATTATGGGGGAAGGGATATTTTCGGGCAGCTTATTATCGGTGCAAGAAATTCATTTACCATTGGTTTGGCAATCACGCTGATCACTGGTTTGATCGGGCTTACGGTTGGCCTTATTGCCGGATATTATGGGGGAGTTATTGATAATATTATCATGCGTATTATCGATTTTATCCTTGTGCTGCCATTTTTAATGATTGTGATCGTATTTGTGGCGATTGTCCCTAAATATAATGTTTTTACGTTTATTCTCATTATGAGTGCCTTTTTATGGACAGGAAAGGCGCGGCTTATTCGAGCGAAAACGCTGGCGGAGAGGGAATTGGACTACGTAAGTGCATCGAAAACGCTCGGTACGCCAGATTGGAAAATTATTATTTTTCAAATTCTACCTAATTTAAGTTCGATCATCATCGTAAACTTAACATTAAACCTTGCCGGGAATATTGGAATTGAATCAGGCTTAAGCTATTTAGGCTTTGGATTGCCGGAAAGCACGCCAAGTCTGGGGACGCTGGTCAGCTATGCAATGAATCCGGATGTTTTGCAAAATAAATGGTGGGTTTGGCTGCCAGCATCATTGCTTATTTTAGTAATGATGTTGTGTATAAATTTTATCGGCCAAGCGTTAAAACGCGCGGCGGATGCAAGACAACGATTAGGATAA
- the opp4A gene encoding oligopeptide ABC transporter substrate-binding protein, with the protein MRKKWQWKFFVALVVFLLGLTACSSNSTNNKDNKNQTAQKEDISKFPMTVKNDGKIVDGVLKYGLVSDTPFEGTLSYAFYEGDPDFKILQFFDESLFHINKDYEITNDGAATYELSDDKKTMTIKIKDNVKWHDGEPVKAEDLEYAYLVIGHKDYTGVRYGDALIQDIVGMEEYHSGKADKISGIKVIDDKTLTITWKHANPSVLTGIWAYPLPKHYLKDVPIKDLAKSDKIRKTPIGFGPFKIKKIVPGESVEFVRNDDYWAGKPKLKGVILKVVSPQVVLQALKKGEIDIAEFPTDQYVNAKGTKNIQFVGKIDLSYNYIGFKLGHWDAKKQENVMDNPKFQNKKLRQAMAYAINNKEVADRLYHGLRFPATTLIPPSFPSYHDKNVKGYTYDPEKAKKLLDEAGYKDVDGDGFREDPNGKKFTINFLSMSGGDIAEPLAKFYMQCWKDVGLNVQLVDGRLAEFNSFYDMVQNDDPKVDVFAAAWGTGTDVDPYGLYGRNVMFNFSRWVNEKNDELLEKGHSEQAFDKEYRKKIYNEWQALMNEEVPVIPTLYRSIIYAVNNRVKNYSADIDPFTWKWKDVGVTSEKPEVAQ; encoded by the coding sequence GTGAGAAAAAAATGGCAGTGGAAGTTTTTTGTAGCGCTCGTTGTCTTTTTATTAGGATTAACGGCGTGCAGCAGCAACTCCACAAACAACAAAGACAACAAAAATCAAACGGCGCAAAAGGAAGACATCAGCAAATTCCCAATGACCGTCAAAAATGACGGGAAAATCGTAGATGGTGTATTAAAATACGGATTAGTATCCGATACACCATTTGAAGGAACGCTTAGCTATGCGTTTTACGAAGGTGATCCGGATTTTAAAATTTTGCAGTTTTTTGATGAATCGCTCTTCCATATTAACAAAGACTATGAAATTACGAATGATGGCGCAGCGACATATGAACTTTCTGATGACAAAAAAACGATGACGATTAAAATTAAAGATAATGTCAAATGGCATGACGGTGAGCCTGTGAAAGCGGAAGATTTAGAATACGCTTACTTAGTCATCGGCCATAAAGATTATACGGGTGTCCGCTACGGAGACGCGCTCATTCAAGATATTGTCGGCATGGAAGAGTACCATAGCGGAAAAGCGGACAAAATTTCCGGAATTAAAGTCATTGATGACAAAACACTAACCATTACATGGAAACATGCCAATCCATCTGTGCTGACAGGCATTTGGGCATATCCGCTTCCAAAACATTATTTAAAAGATGTTCCGATTAAAGATTTGGCGAAATCGGATAAAATCCGCAAAACCCCAATTGGCTTTGGTCCATTTAAAATTAAGAAAATTGTTCCAGGCGAATCGGTCGAATTCGTTCGCAACGACGATTATTGGGCTGGAAAGCCGAAATTAAAAGGCGTTATTTTAAAAGTGGTGAGCCCGCAAGTCGTATTGCAAGCTCTTAAAAAAGGCGAGATTGACATTGCGGAATTCCCGACAGATCAATATGTCAACGCGAAAGGGACAAAAAACATTCAATTCGTCGGCAAAATTGATTTATCTTACAACTACATCGGTTTTAAGCTCGGTCACTGGGATGCGAAAAAGCAAGAAAACGTAATGGATAATCCGAAATTCCAAAACAAAAAGCTTCGTCAAGCGATGGCATACGCGATTAATAACAAGGAAGTCGCAGATAGGCTTTATCACGGTTTGCGCTTCCCGGCAACGACGTTAATTCCGCCATCCTTCCCAAGCTACCATGATAAAAATGTGAAAGGATATACGTATGATCCAGAAAAGGCGAAAAAATTGCTGGATGAAGCAGGATATAAAGATGTCGATGGCGACGGCTTCCGCGAAGATCCAAATGGTAAAAAATTCACTATTAATTTCCTTTCGATGAGCGGCGGAGACATCGCCGAGCCATTGGCAAAGTTTTATATGCAATGCTGGAAAGATGTCGGCTTGAATGTGCAGCTAGTCGATGGACGTTTGGCAGAGTTCAATTCGTTCTATGACATGGTACAGAATGATGACCCGAAAGTCGATGTATTCGCTGCCGCATGGGGAACAGGAACCGATGTGGATCCATACGGATTATATGGCCGCAACGTCATGTTTAATTTTTCTCGGTGGGTAAATGAGAAAAATGATGAATTGCTCGAAAAAGGACATTCCGAGCAAGCATTCGATAAAGAATACCGCAAGAAAATTTACAACGAATGGCAAGCGTTAATGAATGAAGAAGTGCCGGTAATTCCGACCCTATACCGTTCGATCATTTATGCGGTAAACAATCGTGTGAAAAACTATTCGGCTGATATTGACCCATTCACTTGGAAATGGAAAGATGTCGGTGTCACTTCCGAAAAACCAGAAGTAGCGCAATAA
- a CDS encoding RNA-guided endonuclease InsQ/TnpB family protein, with translation MFITRVEQHQIKQTHLLWKMCDDLCFKSKNLYNYANYIVRQEFINNNEWIRYNSLDKMLKHEEVYKELPSQTSQQILRLLDRNWKSFFQAIKDWSKNKEKYLGKPKLPKYKKKNGRNIVIFTNQQCKIKDGYIKFPKTDLKLKTKVTEGLQQVRIVPKGSIYIIEVVYKKEIPDIIRESNRVVGIDLGLDNFVTMVNNIGETPMMMYKILCKAFY, from the coding sequence TTGTTTATCACAAGAGTAGAACAACATCAAATCAAACAAACACATTTATTATGGAAGATGTGTGACGACTTATGTTTTAAATCAAAGAATTTATACAATTATGCTAATTATATTGTTAGACAAGAGTTTATAAATAACAATGAATGGATTCGTTACAATTCATTAGATAAAATGTTAAAACACGAAGAAGTTTATAAAGAGTTACCTTCTCAAACATCCCAGCAAATCTTACGGTTGTTAGATAGAAATTGGAAATCATTCTTTCAAGCCATTAAGGATTGGAGTAAGAATAAAGAAAAATATTTAGGCAAACCAAAACTGCCGAAATATAAAAAGAAAAATGGGCGTAATATTGTCATCTTTACAAATCAGCAATGCAAAATTAAAGATGGATATATTAAATTTCCTAAAACCGATTTAAAGTTAAAGACAAAAGTTACAGAAGGTTTACAACAAGTGCGAATTGTACCAAAGGGAAGTATTTACATAATTGAAGTTGTTTATAAAAAAGAAATTCCAGATATAATTCGTGAAAGTAATCGTGTTGTAGGTATTGATTTAGGATTAGATAACTTTGTAACTATGGTAAATAACATCGGTGAAACACCGATGATGATGTATAAAATTTTGTGTAAAGCATTTTACTAG